A window of Rhodothermus sp. contains these coding sequences:
- a CDS encoding capsule assembly Wzi family protein gives MHSTTFRMGINTMSVQQVLMLLLLGLAWTTSTWAQTRPLMLEGELGIRAATAGRLPFWLAANQWGQFDPKSANGYLSLQGRWGRRPRSWLAYELGGVLLARQAQDPSAHFVEAYGRLRIGFLEAYLGRRREIVGTVDTLLSSGSPNVSPNATPIPKIVVRTPGYTTMPGTRGWVQFHGYWAHGWMRDVRQVKGAYLHQKYLYLRFGPGSWRVYAGLVHQAFWGGTSRDPRIGRLPQGLDDYLRTVFALNAGKDAPLGEQIYIQGDHFGTYDFGFSLHGRRFELLVYRHFFYEDRDGLKFKNPQDGLLGLSLRDREGRVIERVVYEFLYTKRQSGPMPPGPGRGGPGGRDNYYNHYLYRTGWTHYGRTVGSPLMFAFEDRAQRLTRGVENNRVVAHHLGLAGRLTSVLRYRLLATYSRNYGTYNGRDVLQQPGATYRFEPPPEQLSLLVAFDWQPEGRPLAVQMALAGDVGQLYPDNLGIALGVHYRPIW, from the coding sequence ATGCATTCGACCACCTTTCGTATGGGCATCAACACGATGAGTGTGCAGCAAGTTCTTATGCTTTTGCTGCTGGGGCTGGCATGGACAACCAGCACATGGGCGCAGACCAGACCGCTGATGTTGGAGGGCGAACTGGGGATTCGGGCGGCGACGGCAGGGCGGCTTCCTTTCTGGCTGGCGGCCAACCAGTGGGGCCAATTCGATCCGAAGTCGGCCAACGGCTATCTGTCGCTACAGGGACGCTGGGGACGGCGGCCACGCTCTTGGCTGGCCTATGAGCTGGGGGGGGTGCTGCTGGCTCGCCAGGCACAGGATCCATCTGCGCATTTTGTAGAAGCTTATGGGCGGCTACGGATAGGTTTCCTGGAAGCGTATCTCGGACGTCGGCGCGAGATTGTCGGTACGGTCGATACGCTATTGTCTTCCGGTTCACCGAATGTCAGTCCGAATGCCACACCTATCCCTAAAATCGTGGTGCGTACGCCGGGTTATACCACGATGCCCGGTACGAGAGGCTGGGTGCAGTTTCACGGCTACTGGGCCCATGGTTGGATGCGCGACGTACGGCAGGTCAAAGGGGCCTATCTCCACCAGAAATACCTCTACCTGCGTTTTGGACCGGGGAGCTGGCGCGTGTATGCGGGTCTGGTACATCAGGCCTTCTGGGGCGGTACGTCCCGGGATCCCCGGATTGGGCGGCTACCACAAGGCCTTGATGACTATTTGCGGACCGTTTTTGCGCTAAATGCGGGTAAGGATGCGCCGCTGGGAGAGCAGATTTACATCCAGGGCGATCATTTTGGAACATACGACTTTGGCTTCTCGCTACATGGCCGGCGGTTCGAGTTGCTTGTATATCGACATTTCTTCTACGAAGACCGGGATGGGCTCAAGTTCAAAAATCCGCAGGATGGATTGCTGGGGCTATCGCTTCGGGATCGGGAAGGTAGGGTAATTGAACGCGTCGTTTACGAATTTCTCTACACGAAGCGGCAGAGTGGACCTATGCCGCCCGGCCCGGGGCGTGGTGGTCCCGGGGGACGCGATAACTACTACAACCATTACCTTTACCGTACGGGGTGGACCCATTACGGCCGCACGGTCGGGTCGCCGTTGATGTTTGCCTTTGAAGATCGCGCGCAGCGCTTAACGCGAGGCGTGGAGAACAATCGCGTGGTCGCACATCATCTGGGTCTGGCTGGCCGCCTGACGTCCGTCCTGCGTTATCGGTTGTTGGCAACTTACTCCCGCAACTATGGCACCTATAACGGACGGGACGTATTGCAGCAGCCGGGAGCAACCTACCGCTTTGAGCCACCGCCCGAACAGCTTTCGTTGCTGGTAGCGTTCGACTGGCAGCCCGAAGGACGACCACTGGCTGTGCAGATGGCGCTCGCAGGGGACGTCGGTCAGCTCTATCCCGATAATCTGGGCATAGCCCTGGGCGTGCACTATCGGCCAATATGGTAA
- a CDS encoding glycosyltransferase, whose product MNYRREKIHMRPIVLHFKSVYLNLSETFIDRLVRHHERYAPVIGTLQPRHYLDGLLIYAPSGPAAWRDRLLQQLNRTPWFLYRVCRQERPAVLHAHFGLDGYRLLGLAHHTRLPLVVSFYGHDVSRLPDEPGWRRRYRRLARQGTRFIAATDFMKRQLSRLGFPEEKIKVVRFGLDLNAFPFRLRTRAGPRLLLIGRLVEKKGHCTALEAVAHLRAKGYPVELHCYGDGPLRETLRTEAHRLGIAPYVAFHGAVTNEVVRQTYYAHDVLLVPSQTATDGDREGLPNVIIEGLATGIPVVATRHAGIPELIIHEQTGLLIPERNAHALVAAVTKLIETPALVEQLSKAGRAAVEAQHSLIRMVRDTEAVYDTARHSI is encoded by the coding sequence ATGAATTATCGTCGGGAAAAGATACACATGCGGCCGATTGTGTTGCATTTCAAATCGGTCTATCTCAACCTTTCCGAAACCTTCATTGATCGGCTGGTGCGCCACCACGAGCGCTATGCACCGGTGATCGGCACCCTCCAGCCCCGTCACTATCTGGACGGACTGCTGATCTATGCACCAAGCGGCCCAGCAGCCTGGCGTGATCGGCTGCTGCAACAGCTCAACCGCACGCCTTGGTTTCTGTATAGAGTCTGTCGGCAAGAACGGCCGGCTGTACTGCACGCTCATTTCGGCCTCGACGGCTACCGACTGCTGGGGCTGGCCCACCACACTCGCCTGCCACTTGTGGTCAGCTTCTACGGGCATGACGTATCACGCCTGCCGGACGAACCGGGTTGGCGCCGTCGCTATCGACGCCTGGCCCGTCAGGGTACTCGGTTCATTGCTGCTACCGACTTTATGAAGCGGCAACTGTCCCGGCTGGGCTTTCCCGAAGAAAAGATCAAGGTCGTGCGCTTCGGACTCGACCTAAACGCCTTTCCATTTCGACTACGCACCCGGGCCGGTCCGCGTTTGCTGTTGATTGGCCGTCTGGTGGAAAAAAAAGGACACTGCACGGCGCTTGAAGCTGTGGCTCACCTACGAGCCAAAGGCTATCCTGTCGAATTACACTGCTATGGTGATGGGCCGTTGCGCGAGACGCTTCGGACTGAAGCCCACCGGCTGGGCATTGCGCCCTATGTAGCATTTCACGGGGCCGTTACAAACGAGGTAGTCCGACAGACGTACTACGCGCACGACGTGTTGCTCGTCCCCAGCCAGACAGCAACCGACGGCGACCGGGAGGGACTTCCTAATGTGATCATCGAAGGGCTGGCTACCGGAATTCCGGTGGTGGCTACCCGGCATGCAGGCATTCCGGAATTGATCATTCACGAACAGACTGGCCTGCTAATTCCGGAGCGAAACGCTCACGCACTGGTTGCTGCCGTAACCAAGCTGATTGAAACACCGGCGCTGGTAGAGCAACTCAGCAAGGCGGGACGGGCAGCCGTCGAAGCGCAGCATAGCCTGATACGCATGGTGCGTGACACCGAGGCGGTCTACGACACAGCCCGCCATTCCATATGA
- a CDS encoding HTTM domain-containing protein, with product MNADRLDGWLFDAFRPTARGLAAYRMAYALFVLLILDPGHSPYFNFHPLSELPDSFFLPPPGPMQLFTGFPPRGFFVGLHLLLDLSLVALLFGYRTRLASWLTGLLFLVGFGFLFSAGKINHVLLFVILPWVMSFANWGAAWSLDARQGRTRPVVEGWPLALLALLIGFAMFTAGFTKLLGGWLDPSTQATRGHWLKQYYVVGRQDLLADLVTAPLPAGLWELMDWGTIVLEIGFLPAVFVPHLFRWFLGLMVLFHLGTALLFNITFVQNLIVYAAFLNWNRIAAYVPSLRLSSRLSALLIPLLAVAFYEWGSPVRRLDTLVAFSSDLSLTELVANIAAALIVLGTGITGLRSLLRPSFSRTPIAAGAYHRVRRTLGGVLGLYMVLVATHAGEFWPMSVFPMFSQAGQPWMRAVVRELDTADPVQWDTLQAPAALPGHPLPLETTPLDPVDLISFVTRPDPWDAQRRQTLQHLFSPVLENRRLLILQVRGERIKSGVQLRYIPLLVLTADTVLVHPQHQP from the coding sequence ATGAACGCTGATCGCCTGGACGGCTGGCTTTTTGACGCGTTCCGCCCGACAGCTCGCGGGCTGGCTGCCTATCGGATGGCCTATGCGCTTTTCGTGCTGCTTATTCTTGACCCGGGACACAGCCCATACTTCAATTTTCATCCGCTCAGCGAACTGCCCGACAGCTTCTTTTTACCTCCACCCGGGCCAATGCAACTGTTCACAGGCTTTCCACCCCGCGGGTTCTTCGTCGGACTGCATCTGCTGCTCGATCTGAGCCTGGTAGCCCTGCTTTTCGGGTACCGCACCCGGTTGGCCTCCTGGCTGACCGGCTTGCTGTTTCTGGTAGGCTTCGGCTTTCTATTTTCGGCCGGCAAAATCAACCATGTGCTTCTGTTTGTAATCCTGCCCTGGGTGATGAGCTTCGCCAACTGGGGAGCTGCCTGGTCGCTGGATGCCCGACAGGGACGCACACGCCCTGTTGTGGAAGGTTGGCCTTTGGCGCTTCTTGCGCTATTGATCGGCTTTGCCATGTTCACTGCCGGCTTTACCAAGCTGCTCGGGGGCTGGCTTGATCCCTCCACACAGGCTACGCGGGGCCACTGGCTTAAACAGTACTATGTGGTAGGTCGCCAGGACCTGCTGGCCGATCTCGTCACCGCTCCCCTGCCGGCCGGTCTCTGGGAGCTGATGGACTGGGGCACTATTGTGCTGGAGATCGGCTTTCTGCCGGCAGTGTTCGTGCCCCACCTGTTTCGGTGGTTTCTTGGCCTGATGGTGCTTTTTCACCTGGGCACCGCCCTGCTCTTCAACATTACGTTTGTCCAGAACCTTATCGTCTATGCCGCTTTTCTGAACTGGAATCGGATAGCCGCTTACGTCCCATCTTTGCGTCTATCGTCCCGTCTGTCGGCACTACTGATTCCTCTGCTGGCTGTAGCATTTTACGAATGGGGATCTCCGGTGCGCCGACTGGATACCCTGGTGGCTTTCTCATCCGATCTATCCCTGACCGAACTGGTAGCGAACATCGCGGCTGCGCTGATCGTGCTTGGAACTGGGATAACCGGCCTTCGAAGTTTGCTGCGTCCGTCTTTTTCTCGTACGCCGATCGCCGCCGGGGCCTACCATCGCGTGCGCCGGACATTGGGAGGGGTACTGGGGCTCTACATGGTACTGGTGGCTACCCACGCCGGTGAATTCTGGCCCATGAGCGTATTTCCCATGTTTTCGCAGGCCGGACAGCCCTGGATGCGGGCAGTGGTACGCGAACTCGACACTGCCGATCCGGTACAATGGGACACGCTACAGGCGCCGGCAGCACTCCCTGGTCATCCGCTCCCTCTGGAAACCACTCCCCTGGATCCCGTTGATCTAATCAGCTTCGTTACTCGACCGGATCCCTGGGATGCCCAAAGGCGACAAACCCTGCAACACCTGTTCAGCCCGGTCCTGGAAAACCGTCGGCTACTTATCCTACAGGTACGGGGTGAACGAATCAAGTCCGGTGTGCAGCTTCGCTATATACCCCTGCTGGTTCTGACCGCTGATACCGTCCTCGTCCATCCCCAGCACCAGCCATGA
- a CDS encoding glycosyltransferase family 2 protein, which yields MTQELQKGQQWPKVSCLMVTADRPHLVRRAIRSYLQQTYPHRELVVLDNGRQPLDETLLAEIPANELVYAWVEPRPGLVIGTLRNQALELARGDYIAPQWDDDDWSHPDRLKRQMQVLLEGNYDACTLAGTLMHVNHPTYFFHPFIGLLRNGVPPTIVHRRHATIRYPDLRRTSDTHYLEAWRRTGRYVILPPSESYLYLRYFHGGNLWEQEHFLRRMRNTPRDLLAYLWYRYIRGNEFAHPRFRLTPAMQEAFERYLHDSIETGVFEAEQLQAMRQ from the coding sequence ATGACACAGGAATTGCAAAAAGGCCAGCAGTGGCCGAAGGTTAGCTGCTTGATGGTGACGGCCGATCGGCCGCACCTGGTGCGGCGAGCCATTCGTTCGTATCTGCAGCAGACTTATCCCCATCGGGAGCTGGTTGTGCTGGATAACGGACGGCAGCCGCTCGACGAAACGTTGCTGGCTGAGATCCCGGCGAATGAGCTGGTTTATGCGTGGGTGGAGCCCCGGCCCGGCCTGGTAATTGGTACGCTGCGTAATCAGGCGCTGGAGCTGGCGCGTGGGGACTACATTGCACCTCAGTGGGACGACGATGACTGGTCACATCCCGATCGCCTGAAACGTCAGATGCAGGTGCTGCTCGAAGGTAACTACGATGCCTGCACGCTGGCCGGCACGCTCATGCATGTCAACCATCCAACTTACTTTTTCCATCCGTTCATTGGATTGCTTCGGAACGGAGTGCCCCCCACCATCGTGCATCGTCGTCATGCAACCATCCGCTATCCTGATCTGCGGCGCACCAGTGATACGCATTACCTCGAAGCCTGGCGACGCACCGGCCGCTATGTGATCCTGCCTCCTTCCGAATCCTATCTGTACCTGCGCTATTTCCACGGGGGTAATCTCTGGGAGCAGGAGCACTTTCTGCGGCGCATGCGCAACACCCCACGTGACCTGCTGGCCTATCTCTGGTACCGATACATACGCGGCAATGAGTTTGCGCATCCACGATTTCGACTAACACCAGCCATGCAGGAAGCCTTTGAACGCTATCTGCATGACTCGATCGAAACTGGCGTTTTCGAAGCCGAACAGCTTCAGGCCATGCGCCAGTGA
- a CDS encoding MaoC family dehydratase produces MYTYETLQVGDRFTATRRITAEDVRQFAKLTGDDNPIHLDPEYARKTRFGRPVVHGVLLLGIISKVLGRDFPGHGSIAVALSCRFLRPVPVDSEITVEVKIAEKIEKHRHIRAKVYIYLDGKIAVGGEATLIPPSPETTS; encoded by the coding sequence ATGTACACCTACGAGACCCTGCAGGTGGGCGATCGTTTTACGGCCACACGCCGCATTACAGCTGAAGACGTACGCCAGTTTGCCAAGCTGACCGGCGACGACAACCCCATCCATCTCGATCCGGAGTATGCCCGCAAGACACGCTTCGGCCGCCCGGTCGTGCACGGCGTGCTGTTGCTGGGTATCATCTCCAAGGTACTGGGCCGAGACTTCCCAGGTCATGGGAGCATCGCCGTGGCACTATCCTGTCGCTTTCTGCGGCCGGTACCCGTCGACTCAGAAATAACCGTCGAGGTAAAAATCGCTGAAAAGATTGAAAAACACCGGCACATTCGGGCAAAGGTTTATATCTATCTGGACGGCAAAATCGCCGTGGGAGGCGAAGCTACCCTGATCCCGCCGTCCCCAGAAACGACATCATAA
- a CDS encoding M48 family metallopeptidase: protein MRVYHIVIILFVVSYVEGCAVSINPVSGRQRLYGYSWAEERRIGQAADRQIVHQYGLYDDPELAAYVDSLGQLILAHSHLRRPNTPKAFRETPFVFRVLDSPVVNAFALPGGYVYVTRGLLAHLNNEAQLAVVLGHEIAHVAARHASQRAFELRLGQVALLGGAVLGQEVLGLPGGDVLQLGSIVAQLLFLKYSRDDERESDRLGVEYAVRAGYDAAEAAMFFRSLKRLGERHGASLPSFLSTHPDPGEREQTIRALARRWQQQVGTALRVNRAAYYARIEGIVLGEDPRQGYVADNAFYHPTLRFWFPIPAGYQVINQPSQVLLVEETQQAVLVLTLAAQASAVEAAEAWTAQEGLTVLDRGRERINGLPAVYVIAEGQTSNGQTIRVLRYFIEHEGRIYSLAGYAPATQYARYRPVFLQVMRGFAPLRDPDRLHKQPVRLIVRPAERTAPFRVFLSTLPEPFSPETVAIMNQVALETVVSAGTLLKLPSR, encoded by the coding sequence ATGAGGGTTTATCATATTGTAATTATTTTGTTTGTCGTATCCTATGTCGAGGGGTGTGCCGTATCGATCAATCCAGTCAGTGGCCGCCAACGGCTGTACGGTTACTCCTGGGCTGAAGAACGGCGTATCGGTCAGGCGGCCGATCGACAGATCGTGCACCAGTATGGGCTCTATGACGACCCGGAGCTGGCAGCGTACGTGGACAGCCTGGGACAGCTTATCCTGGCACATAGCCATCTGCGCCGCCCGAATACGCCGAAAGCATTTCGGGAGACGCCCTTTGTCTTTCGGGTGCTGGACAGCCCGGTTGTCAATGCGTTTGCGTTGCCTGGAGGTTACGTTTATGTCACCCGGGGCCTACTGGCCCATCTCAATAACGAGGCGCAGCTGGCTGTTGTACTGGGCCATGAAATCGCTCATGTGGCCGCCCGCCACGCTTCCCAGCGAGCTTTCGAGCTACGTCTCGGACAGGTAGCCCTGTTGGGGGGTGCGGTACTGGGGCAGGAGGTGCTGGGTCTGCCTGGTGGTGACGTGTTGCAGCTGGGGAGCATAGTGGCTCAGCTCCTGTTTTTGAAATACAGCCGGGACGATGAGCGAGAGTCGGATCGCCTGGGTGTCGAATATGCCGTACGGGCCGGCTACGACGCCGCCGAGGCCGCCATGTTTTTCCGTTCCCTGAAGCGCCTCGGCGAGCGGCACGGAGCAAGCCTTCCTTCGTTTCTCTCGACGCATCCCGACCCGGGCGAACGCGAGCAGACCATTCGAGCATTAGCGAGGCGCTGGCAGCAGCAAGTGGGCACAGCTTTGCGGGTAAACCGGGCAGCCTACTATGCTCGTATTGAAGGAATCGTGCTGGGCGAAGATCCACGCCAGGGCTACGTAGCCGACAATGCCTTCTATCATCCTACACTCCGATTCTGGTTTCCAATACCCGCAGGTTATCAGGTGATCAATCAGCCAAGTCAGGTACTGCTGGTGGAAGAAACACAACAGGCTGTGCTTGTGCTCACGCTGGCTGCGCAAGCTTCGGCCGTTGAGGCGGCCGAGGCCTGGACGGCGCAGGAGGGACTGACCGTGTTGGATCGGGGGCGTGAGCGTATCAATGGCCTACCTGCCGTCTATGTGATCGCTGAGGGGCAGACCTCTAATGGTCAGACCATACGCGTGCTCCGGTACTTCATCGAACATGAAGGGCGTATTTACAGCCTGGCTGGCTACGCACCGGCCACTCAATATGCACGCTATCGGCCAGTCTTTTTGCAGGTTATGCGCGGGTTTGCTCCGCTACGGGATCCAGACCGGTTGCACAAGCAACCCGTCCGGCTGATTGTTCGTCCAGCTGAGCGTACGGCTCCCTTCCGAGTGTTTCTCTCCACCCTGCCCGAGCCGTTTTCTCCGGAGACAGTGGCTATCATGAATCAGGTAGCGCTGGAGACGGTTGTATCGGCCGGGACTCTGCTAAAGCTACCGTCCCGATAG
- the recF gene encoding DNA replication and repair protein RecF (All proteins in this family for which functions are known are DNA-binding proteins that assist the filamentation of RecA onto DNA for the initiation of recombination or recombinational repair.), with the protein MLLQSLRLRNFRAHEDTRVTCAPRVNLIGGPNGAGKTNLLEAIHYLCLSKSFLATQDVYALRQKAPFFELEGIFSGTHRAKLVVRLVYVPGEGKRVFLNGAPLERLADLVGTVPVVVLSPADQALTGGPPEERRRFLDNLLSQAYPAYLQDLLQYRRALRQRNELLAHLRRHPASVQPSLLESWQEELVVLGSRLIYRRLRFVQEFANFLMEAHTYLGLSAEIPRIEYVSVAPLDPEAELETIVAAYRERLYQLAPQERERGRTLAGPHRDQLVLRLNGLEVRRYASQGQHRIMGLALKLAKFFYLRARREETPLLLLDDVFDGLDRYRTQRILDLLQHAEEIQQSFVTSARLDLLEELQRLNTSENHIFWVEAGQVRESYPSLSLS; encoded by the coding sequence ATGCTGTTGCAATCGCTTCGGCTGCGTAACTTTCGTGCGCACGAAGATACGCGGGTTACGTGTGCTCCTCGGGTCAATCTGATCGGGGGACCCAACGGCGCTGGTAAGACGAATCTGCTGGAGGCCATCCATTACCTGTGCCTTTCCAAGAGCTTTCTGGCGACACAGGATGTGTATGCCCTGCGGCAGAAGGCGCCGTTTTTTGAACTGGAAGGCATATTCTCTGGAACGCACCGGGCCAAGCTGGTAGTTCGACTGGTCTATGTGCCGGGTGAGGGCAAACGCGTCTTTCTCAATGGGGCCCCATTGGAGCGCTTGGCCGATCTGGTTGGCACTGTGCCGGTGGTGGTGCTTTCGCCAGCTGACCAGGCGTTGACGGGCGGTCCGCCCGAAGAACGACGGCGCTTTCTCGACAATCTGCTCAGTCAGGCCTATCCGGCCTATCTTCAGGATCTGTTGCAGTATCGACGTGCGTTGCGGCAACGCAACGAACTGCTGGCCCATCTGCGGCGGCATCCGGCTTCTGTTCAACCTTCCCTCCTGGAATCCTGGCAGGAAGAACTCGTCGTACTGGGTAGCCGCCTGATCTACCGCCGGCTACGCTTCGTGCAGGAGTTCGCCAACTTCTTGATGGAAGCCCACACCTATCTCGGACTCTCTGCGGAAATCCCTCGTATCGAGTATGTCTCGGTGGCACCGCTCGACCCGGAAGCCGAGTTGGAAACGATCGTGGCAGCGTACCGGGAGCGGCTCTACCAGTTGGCTCCACAAGAGCGGGAACGGGGACGGACGCTCGCAGGCCCTCATCGCGATCAACTCGTACTCCGCCTGAATGGCCTTGAGGTGCGACGCTATGCCTCTCAGGGACAGCATCGCATTATGGGGTTGGCCCTCAAGTTGGCCAAGTTCTTCTATCTACGCGCCCGTAGGGAGGAGACACCGCTGTTACTGCTTGACGACGTATTCGACGGGCTGGATCGTTACCGTACTCAACGCATCTTGGATCTGCTGCAGCATGCCGAGGAGATTCAGCAGAGCTTTGTAACCTCGGCTCGGCTGGATCTGCTGGAGGAGCTACAACGCTTGAATACATCCGAAAATCATATCTTCTGGGTGGAAGCGGGGCAGGTACGTGAGTCCTATCCTTCATTATCCTTATCGTAG
- a CDS encoding CHAT domain-containing protein, translating to MWTFLLGFWLGLSLQVNPSCDSLRQIVVQFPRDAREMPEARLSHAVQSLRQYRQCPGLKTSELMQLYRMEASYLHALHRYTEVLALVDTFLTRFAHQPDSFMFYRMYRWQGYEYYLLGDLPAAAVAYNHALRYLPVQAIRARVSRLADLGAIYARMRDYTTAYRYFHQAQQLWHQIPPDDSLRLWARVDMLHGLADLLVTHPTVAGRSREAGLAEAARHIAEAEDLLTQALYLPYRLLLRQRLELKLTKARLAYMAGRPEEAVQVLTALFSLSQQLNEPHWYFQVLLQRGIALRHAGRLQEAERAFLQALSHAREALHDDARRQALIQLAQLYEDQGRLQQAQRFFQEAIPYTETYLRHLQTTRWAALPTADWHASYRGLVRVLLRQGRYQEALQWLERGRAQNLQAYRFYHAWTRQQPFALQQRRDSLVYMLNQLRARLSDPNQPAEEALALQIQEAALELRLRNLLRLSPNQPPLSLTQLQQQLASARAVALIYFIDKISGIFLLTADTLRFFPLALTPNSLELLLQQVSPVFNPAGTNATRGARHFNLRRLHELFKLLVAPALPYLPPHSPLFIVPDGPLFRLPFAALVLDLETAYAYDRATYLTERHPTSILPALKLLMDSLQTVSAAIDVIGLGRSRFSGDPQLQRALPVVLRRRGLPDLPGVHEELERVTQHFARTQRWENQWATEPRFRQAIQQSRVLHLASHVLLHPTSSAYHAILLSPSPGDDGVLFLHELLRAPLSAELVVLSGCNTAAGEVLPGEGLEGLQYAILAAGARGVVATRWLVEDRTMAELMDRFYGHLAAGLPVDRALQQARLDFLQNAPPELQSPFYWAAPALFGAPRVLALTPRTLPVWTGGRILLLLLGVGIGILLWYMYRRRTHGSSFPV from the coding sequence ATGTGGACGTTTTTACTGGGATTCTGGCTGGGTCTGTCCCTACAGGTCAATCCTTCCTGTGACTCGCTGCGCCAGATCGTAGTGCAGTTTCCTCGGGATGCCCGGGAAATGCCGGAAGCACGTCTATCCCATGCGGTACAGTCCCTGCGGCAATACCGGCAATGTCCGGGCCTGAAGACGTCGGAGCTCATGCAGCTTTACCGCATGGAGGCCAGTTACCTCCACGCGCTCCACCGATATACCGAGGTGCTGGCGCTGGTCGACACTTTCCTGACCCGATTTGCCCACCAGCCCGATTCGTTTATGTTCTATCGGATGTACCGTTGGCAAGGATATGAGTACTACCTTCTTGGCGATCTACCAGCTGCCGCCGTGGCCTATAATCACGCCCTGCGCTATTTACCCGTTCAGGCCATCCGGGCACGGGTCAGTCGGTTGGCCGATCTGGGCGCCATCTATGCCCGCATGCGTGACTACACAACAGCCTACCGATATTTCCATCAGGCCCAACAGCTATGGCATCAGATTCCACCTGATGATTCGCTCCGTCTGTGGGCCCGCGTAGACATGCTGCATGGACTGGCTGATCTACTGGTAACGCATCCGACTGTTGCGGGACGTTCTCGAGAAGCCGGGCTTGCAGAAGCTGCCCGACACATTGCCGAAGCGGAAGATCTGCTGACGCAAGCGCTCTACCTTCCTTATCGGCTGCTGCTACGTCAACGTCTGGAACTGAAACTGACAAAAGCACGACTGGCCTATATGGCAGGTCGTCCGGAAGAAGCGGTTCAGGTTCTAACAGCGCTGTTCTCTTTAAGTCAACAGCTTAACGAGCCGCACTGGTATTTTCAAGTCCTTCTCCAGCGCGGCATAGCCTTACGACATGCGGGCCGTCTTCAAGAAGCAGAACGGGCATTTTTGCAGGCGCTATCCCATGCGCGTGAAGCTCTACACGACGACGCCCGTCGACAAGCACTCATTCAGCTTGCCCAATTGTATGAAGATCAGGGCCGTTTGCAACAAGCCCAACGCTTTTTCCAGGAGGCCATTCCCTATACGGAAACTTATTTGAGGCATCTGCAGACGACGCGATGGGCTGCATTGCCAACGGCTGACTGGCATGCCTCCTATCGTGGGCTGGTCCGCGTCCTGTTGCGGCAGGGCCGTTATCAAGAAGCCCTTCAATGGCTCGAGCGTGGTCGGGCTCAGAATCTTCAGGCCTATCGATTCTACCATGCCTGGACGCGCCAGCAGCCGTTTGCGTTGCAACAGCGCCGCGACAGTCTGGTCTATATGCTGAATCAGCTTCGTGCGCGCCTGAGCGATCCCAACCAGCCTGCTGAAGAAGCATTGGCGTTGCAAATCCAGGAAGCAGCACTCGAACTCCGTCTACGTAACCTTCTGAGATTGTCTCCCAATCAGCCACCCCTTTCGTTAACCCAGCTCCAGCAACAGCTGGCATCTGCCCGGGCGGTTGCATTGATCTACTTTATCGATAAGATAAGTGGGATATTTTTGCTAACCGCAGATACACTACGCTTTTTTCCGCTGGCGCTTACTCCCAATAGCCTTGAGCTCTTGCTGCAGCAAGTCAGTCCGGTCTTCAATCCAGCAGGCACGAACGCCACTCGTGGCGCGCGACATTTCAATCTCCGACGACTACATGAGCTCTTCAAGTTGCTCGTGGCTCCGGCGTTGCCGTATTTACCGCCTCATAGCCCGCTGTTCATTGTGCCTGATGGCCCGCTTTTTCGCCTACCATTTGCTGCGCTGGTGCTTGATCTGGAGACGGCCTATGCATATGACCGTGCTACTTACCTGACTGAACGCCACCCCACCAGCATTCTGCCGGCGTTGAAGCTATTGATGGACAGCCTGCAGACCGTCTCCGCTGCTATTGATGTTATTGGTCTGGGACGCTCACGTTTTTCCGGGGACCCGCAGCTGCAGAGGGCGCTGCCTGTCGTGTTGCGCCGACGAGGGTTACCCGACTTGCCCGGAGTGCACGAAGAGCTGGAACGGGTAACGCAACACTTTGCGCGCACGCAACGCTGGGAAAACCAGTGGGCTACCGAGCCTCGCTTTCGCCAGGCGATCCAGCAAAGTCGTGTACTTCATCTGGCCTCACACGTTTTGCTCCATCCTACCAGCTCGGCCTATCATGCCATCTTGCTCTCGCCTTCACCCGGCGATGATGGGGTGCTCTTTCTGCACGAATTGCTTCGCGCACCGCTTTCGGCTGAGCTGGTGGTACTCAGTGGCTGCAATACGGCTGCGGGTGAGGTGCTTCCGGGCGAAGGACTCGAAGGCCTGCAGTATGCCATCCTGGCGGCCGGCGCACGCGGCGTGGTGGCTACCCGATGGCTGGTAGAAGACCGCACCATGGCTGAACTGATGGACCGGTTCTATGGCCATCTGGCTGCTGGCCTACCGGTGGATCGGGCCCTTCAACAGGCCCGGCTGGATTTTCTGCAAAACGCGCCGCCTGAGCTCCAGAGTCCTTTCTACTGGGCGGCTCCCGCCCTTTTTGGGGCGCCTCGCGTCCTGGCGCTAACCCCTCGTACACTGCCCGTCTGGACCGGGGGGCGGATCCTGTTACTCCTGCTCGGGGTTGGCATAGGCATTCTGCTGTGGTACATGTATCGCCGTCGCACCCATGGATCGTCCTTCCCTGTTTGA